One segment of Streptomyces sp. TG1A-8 DNA contains the following:
- a CDS encoding acetolactate synthase large subunit — protein sequence MSTYTPDPAYRPDAVTTADVPPSAGITEAGVTGAQALIRSLEEAGVNTVFGIPGGAVLPAYDPLMDSTRVRHVLVRHEQGAGHAATGYAQATGAVGVCMATSGPGATNLVTAIADAYMDSVPVVAITGQVPSTMIGTDSFQEADICGITLPITKHNYLVTDPDDIPRVISEAFHIAATGRPGPVLVDITKDALQGTTTFRWPPRTDLAGYRPVGKPHAKQIREAAQLLLAAERPVLYVGGGVVKAGACEELRTLVELTGVPVVTTLMALGALPDSHPQHLGMPGMHGTVAAVTALQKSDLILAVGTRFDDRVTGRPDSFAPHAKVVHADIDPAEIGKNRQADLPIVGDARDVLADLVLGVRARHEAGHRGDYAAWWQRLENWRTRYPLGYDPAPEGRLSPQQAIERIGRLAPEGTIFTAGVGQHQMWASQFIDFEQPGRWLNSGGAGTMGYAVPAAMGAKAGRPEATVWAIDGDGCFQMTNQELVTCALNGIPIKVAVINNGVLGMVRQWQTLFYDQRYSNTALHSGPSAPGSAPTADRASTSAGGTRPVAPGTRIPDFVMLAEAMGCVGLRCEDPAELDAVIEKANAVNDRPVVVDLIVHEDAMVWPMVAAGTSNDEIMAARDLRPDFGDETD from the coding sequence ATGAGCACCTACACACCGGATCCCGCGTACCGACCGGACGCCGTCACCACCGCCGACGTCCCGCCCTCGGCCGGCATCACGGAGGCCGGGGTGACGGGCGCCCAGGCACTCATCCGTTCCCTCGAAGAGGCCGGGGTGAACACCGTCTTCGGCATTCCGGGCGGGGCCGTCCTCCCCGCCTACGATCCGCTGATGGACTCCACCCGGGTCCGTCACGTCCTGGTCCGCCACGAACAGGGCGCCGGCCACGCGGCCACCGGCTACGCCCAGGCCACCGGCGCCGTGGGCGTCTGCATGGCCACCTCCGGTCCGGGGGCCACCAACCTGGTCACCGCGATCGCCGACGCCTACATGGACTCGGTGCCGGTCGTCGCCATCACCGGCCAGGTGCCCTCCACGATGATCGGCACCGACTCCTTCCAGGAAGCGGACATCTGCGGCATCACCCTGCCGATCACCAAGCACAACTACCTGGTCACCGATCCGGACGACATCCCCCGGGTGATCAGCGAGGCCTTCCACATCGCTGCCACCGGCCGTCCCGGACCGGTTCTGGTCGACATCACCAAGGACGCCCTCCAGGGGACGACGACCTTCCGCTGGCCGCCGCGGACCGACCTGGCCGGCTACCGCCCGGTCGGCAAGCCGCACGCCAAGCAGATCCGCGAGGCCGCCCAACTGCTCCTGGCGGCCGAACGCCCGGTGCTGTACGTCGGTGGGGGCGTGGTCAAGGCCGGCGCCTGCGAGGAGCTGAGGACCCTGGTGGAGCTGACCGGGGTGCCGGTCGTCACCACGCTGATGGCGCTGGGTGCCCTCCCGGACAGCCATCCGCAGCACCTGGGCATGCCCGGCATGCACGGCACGGTCGCCGCGGTGACCGCCCTGCAGAAGTCCGACCTGATCCTCGCGGTCGGCACCCGCTTCGACGACCGGGTGACCGGCCGGCCGGACAGCTTCGCCCCCCACGCCAAGGTCGTGCACGCGGACATCGACCCGGCCGAGATCGGCAAGAACCGACAGGCGGACCTGCCGATCGTCGGTGACGCCCGCGACGTGCTGGCCGACCTCGTCCTGGGCGTCCGGGCCCGGCACGAGGCGGGCCACCGGGGCGACTACGCGGCCTGGTGGCAGAGGCTGGAGAACTGGCGGACCCGCTACCCGCTCGGCTACGACCCGGCACCCGAGGGCCGCCTGTCACCGCAGCAGGCCATCGAGCGCATCGGCCGGCTCGCCCCGGAGGGCACGATCTTCACCGCAGGCGTCGGCCAGCACCAGATGTGGGCCTCGCAGTTCATCGACTTCGAGCAACCCGGCCGCTGGCTGAACTCCGGCGGCGCGGGGACGATGGGCTATGCCGTCCCCGCCGCGATGGGCGCCAAGGCCGGCCGGCCGGAGGCCACCGTGTGGGCGATCGACGGAGACGGCTGCTTCCAGATGACCAACCAGGAACTGGTCACCTGCGCGCTCAACGGCATCCCCATCAAGGTCGCGGTCATCAACAACGGTGTACTGGGCATGGTCCGGCAGTGGCAGACCCTCTTCTACGACCAGCGCTACTCCAACACCGCGCTGCACTCCGGCCCGTCCGCACCCGGCTCCGCCCCCACCGCGGACCGCGCCTCCACCTCGGCCGGCGGCACACGGCCGGTGGCCCCGGGCACCCGCATCCCGGACTTCGTCATGCTGGCCGAGGCGATGGGCTGCGTCGGCCTGCGCTGTGAGGACCCGGCCGAGCTCGACGCGGTCATCGAGAAGGCCAACGCGGTCAACGACCGTCCCGTCGTGGTGGATCTGATCGTGCACGAGGACGCCATGGTCTGGCCGATGGTCGCCGCCGGCACCAGCAACGACGAGATCATGGCGGCCCGGGACCTCCGTCCCGACTTCGGCGACGAGACCGACTGA
- a CDS encoding MFS transporter, with the protein MSSVSIPSGRPTADGENPPQPGGLSSTMVLALGTFAVGTDAFVVAGFLPSMADSLHVSVAAAGQSITVFAAAYAVLSPVLATLTARLPRRVLLIAALLTLGVANLLSALAPNLAVLIASRIIAAAGAAAYTPNAGAVSAALVRPELRARALAVVIGGLTVATALGVPLGNLISHWLGWRSALGVVAGLCLLVAVGVRLIMPELPGNPRVPLRTRLAVLRRPTVLAVLPLTVLGMGASYTAYAYSVPVLKAVRVPESATLWMLFLYGLGAVLGNMAAGYATDRWGSVRVLTAGYVSMALALGLLAWIAATHGSLLPVVGLLVMLWGASSWCQTPPQQHRLIEVAPQEAPLVVSLNSSGIYLGIGLGTVLGGVALPVGTTTVYGLGAILAVAALLFLRITARAAAHGD; encoded by the coding sequence ATGTCGAGTGTCTCGATTCCGTCCGGTCGTCCGACGGCTGACGGCGAGAACCCGCCTCAACCGGGCGGACTGTCGTCGACCATGGTGCTGGCCCTAGGCACCTTCGCCGTCGGCACGGACGCCTTCGTCGTCGCCGGGTTCCTGCCGTCCATGGCCGACTCGCTGCACGTGTCGGTGGCGGCGGCCGGACAGTCGATCACCGTGTTCGCCGCCGCCTACGCCGTCCTGTCGCCGGTGCTCGCCACCTTGACCGCGCGGCTGCCGCGGCGGGTCCTGCTGATCGCCGCACTGCTCACGCTCGGCGTGGCCAATCTCCTCTCGGCGCTGGCACCGAACCTCGCCGTGCTGATCGCCAGCCGGATCATCGCGGCCGCCGGCGCGGCCGCCTACACCCCCAACGCCGGCGCGGTGAGCGCCGCCCTGGTGCGCCCGGAGCTACGGGCCCGAGCCCTGGCCGTGGTCATCGGCGGCCTGACCGTCGCGACCGCGCTGGGGGTCCCCCTCGGCAACCTGATAAGCCACTGGCTGGGCTGGCGGAGCGCCCTCGGCGTGGTGGCCGGGCTGTGCCTGCTCGTCGCCGTCGGCGTGCGGCTGATCATGCCGGAGCTGCCCGGCAACCCGCGGGTGCCGCTGCGCACCCGGCTCGCCGTGCTGCGCCGGCCGACCGTGCTGGCCGTACTGCCGCTCACGGTGCTCGGCATGGGAGCCAGCTACACCGCCTACGCCTACAGCGTCCCGGTGCTGAAGGCCGTGCGGGTCCCCGAGAGCGCGACCTTGTGGATGCTCTTCCTGTACGGCCTGGGCGCCGTGCTCGGCAACATGGCGGCCGGCTACGCCACCGACCGCTGGGGCTCCGTCCGGGTCCTGACCGCCGGATACGTCAGCATGGCACTCGCCCTCGGACTGCTGGCCTGGATCGCCGCCACCCACGGTTCGCTGCTGCCCGTGGTCGGCCTGCTGGTCATGCTCTGGGGCGCGAGCAGTTGGTGCCAGACGCCGCCGCAGCAGCACCGGCTGATCGAGGTCGCCCCGCAGGAAGCCCCTCTGGTGGTCTCCCTGAACTCCTCGGGGATCTACCTGGGCATCGGCCTGGGCACCGTACTCGGAGGCGTCGCACTCCCGGTCGGAACGACGACCGTGTACGGCCTCGGAGCGATCCTGGCGGTCGCCGCCCTGCTCTTCCTGCGGATCACGGCGCGCGCCGCGGCGCACGGAGACTGA
- a CDS encoding Rrf2 family transcriptional regulator: protein MRMSEGVEWGLHCCLTLAWVGDEEPVPAAKLAVWFDLPPAYLNKQLQALVRAGILSSTPGARGGFRMARPPERITLMDVVTAIEGPDDVFRCTEIRQRGEGAGAPAREFQRACGIATAMRRAELAWRRELAAQTLADIMATAPPRAADRTRRHYEHTAR, encoded by the coding sequence ATGCGGATGAGCGAGGGAGTCGAGTGGGGGCTGCACTGCTGCCTGACACTGGCGTGGGTCGGGGACGAGGAACCGGTGCCGGCGGCGAAACTGGCGGTCTGGTTCGACCTGCCGCCCGCCTATCTGAACAAGCAGCTGCAGGCGTTGGTCAGGGCCGGCATCCTCAGTTCGACGCCGGGGGCCAGGGGCGGTTTCCGGATGGCCCGCCCCCCCGAGCGGATCACTCTCATGGACGTCGTCACCGCCATCGAAGGTCCCGACGACGTCTTCCGCTGCACCGAGATCCGCCAGCGGGGAGAAGGAGCGGGCGCACCCGCCCGGGAGTTCCAGCGGGCCTGCGGCATCGCCACCGCCATGCGCAGGGCCGAGCTGGCATGGCGCCGCGAACTCGCCGCGCAGACGCTGGCGGACATCATGGCCACCGCGCCGCCCAGAGCCGCGGACCGTACTCGGCGCCATTACGAGCACACGGCCCGCTGA
- a CDS encoding NADPH:quinone reductase yields the protein MRAAFIETLGPPENIHYGEMPTPTAGPTDVLVDVLAATVNPVDTLVRSGIFRTPAGFPLVISRDLVGTVVQAGPGAPGFAVGDLVWSNSLGHGGRQGAAAERAVVPVDRLYHLPEGVDPADAVATVHPAATAYLGLFTHGRVRAGETVLVAGAAGNVGSALIVLAVEAGARVIATASARDATHCRDLGAAEVLDYRDPDLAKRIDEVSPHGVDVYLDTSGTNDLTTAVDVLAARGRIVLLAGARSRPVLPVGPLYMKDCSIVGFVISHATGAELAEAAVAINRLLAAGRLRPRCTEALPLSAAAEVHRRMERGELHGRRVLLLPHLDA from the coding sequence ATGCGTGCAGCCTTCATCGAGACCCTCGGACCGCCGGAGAACATCCACTACGGTGAGATGCCCACCCCCACGGCGGGACCGACCGACGTCCTGGTCGACGTCCTGGCCGCCACCGTCAACCCGGTGGACACCCTGGTCCGCTCCGGCATCTTCCGGACCCCGGCCGGGTTCCCGCTCGTGATCAGCCGTGACCTGGTCGGCACGGTCGTCCAGGCCGGGCCGGGGGCCCCCGGGTTCGCCGTCGGCGACCTGGTCTGGTCCAACAGCCTCGGCCACGGCGGCCGGCAGGGCGCCGCCGCCGAGCGGGCCGTGGTCCCGGTCGACCGCCTCTATCACCTCCCCGAGGGCGTGGACCCGGCCGACGCGGTCGCCACGGTGCATCCGGCCGCCACCGCCTACCTGGGCCTGTTCACCCACGGCCGGGTCCGGGCCGGTGAGACCGTCCTGGTGGCCGGCGCGGCGGGGAACGTCGGCAGCGCGCTGATCGTGCTGGCCGTCGAGGCCGGCGCCCGGGTGATAGCCACGGCCTCCGCGCGTGACGCCACGCACTGCCGCGACCTGGGCGCGGCGGAGGTCCTGGACTACCGCGATCCCGACCTCGCCAAGCGGATCGACGAGGTCAGCCCCCATGGCGTCGACGTCTACCTCGACACCTCCGGCACCAACGACCTGACCACCGCCGTCGACGTGCTCGCCGCCCGCGGCCGGATCGTGCTGCTGGCCGGCGCCCGCTCGCGACCGGTCCTCCCGGTGGGGCCGCTCTACATGAAGGACTGCTCCATCGTCGGCTTCGTCATCTCCCACGCGACCGGTGCCGAGCTCGCCGAGGCGGCCGTCGCCATCAACCGGCTCCTCGCCGCGGGCCGCCTCCGCCCCCGGTGCACCGAGGCGCTCCCGCTGAGCGCCGCCGCCGAGGTCCACCGCCGGATGGAGCGGGGCGAGCTGCACGGCAGGCGAGTGCTCCTCCTCCCGCACCTGGACGCCTGA
- a CDS encoding transposase, translating into MRGSTLHTEDTRRHENAAVRAHDRGVVLTELCSFLFASLPRADQRRKGVEYLRGLLEAEGRKSIRNIARLIGGRATEQNLHHFISSSTWDWGPVRETLANHLVRVAPPQAWVVRPTVIPKTGEHSVGVDRRFIPSLGQVLNAQQAIGVWSTSDEVSMPVNWRLHLSQAWLDDVPRRKQVSIPESVNAQTLGACAVETLLEPLSAWRLPVRPVVMDAREMDAMRIVRRLRAAGLPFVVRVDSTVPLCPAESAPAGHSADALPAQQILDVSRNLRRPVMWTDHGGQPGLRTSLVAGVRVRVPSPGRRLTLPGRRAAGGEEDLLLLGAGTQGRRWPREFWLTDRTAVPPALPFRLSRLTRRVDQDFTEIADKVGIRDFAGRSFDGWHRHVTLASAAHAVVALARTGDRQLRCAS; encoded by the coding sequence ATGCGCGGCAGCACCCTGCACACGGAGGACACGCGAAGGCACGAGAACGCGGCGGTGCGCGCCCACGACCGGGGCGTCGTGCTCACCGAGCTGTGCTCGTTCCTGTTCGCGTCGCTCCCCCGGGCCGATCAGCGGCGCAAGGGTGTCGAGTACCTGCGGGGGCTCCTGGAGGCCGAGGGCCGCAAGTCGATCCGCAACATCGCACGGCTGATCGGCGGCCGGGCCACCGAGCAGAACCTGCACCACTTCATCAGCAGCTCGACCTGGGACTGGGGCCCGGTCCGCGAGACGCTGGCGAACCATCTGGTACGGGTGGCGCCGCCGCAGGCCTGGGTGGTGCGGCCCACCGTGATCCCGAAGACGGGGGAACACTCGGTCGGCGTGGACCGCAGGTTCATCCCCTCGCTGGGCCAGGTGCTCAACGCGCAGCAGGCGATCGGTGTCTGGTCCACGTCGGACGAGGTGAGCATGCCGGTGAACTGGCGGCTCCACCTCTCGCAGGCGTGGCTCGACGACGTACCGCGGCGCAAGCAGGTGTCGATCCCGGAGAGCGTGAACGCCCAGACGCTGGGGGCGTGCGCGGTCGAGACGCTCCTGGAGCCGCTGTCGGCATGGCGGTTACCGGTGCGGCCCGTGGTGATGGACGCGCGGGAGATGGACGCCATGCGGATCGTGCGACGGTTGCGGGCCGCCGGTCTGCCGTTCGTGGTCCGGGTCGACAGCACCGTGCCGCTGTGCCCCGCCGAGTCGGCGCCGGCCGGCCACAGCGCGGACGCGCTGCCGGCCCAGCAGATCCTCGATGTCTCCCGGAACCTGCGGCGGCCGGTGATGTGGACGGACCACGGTGGACAGCCGGGGCTGCGGACCAGCCTGGTCGCCGGTGTCCGGGTCCGGGTGCCGTCTCCCGGCCGGCGGCTGACGCTGCCGGGCCGCCGCGCGGCCGGGGGCGAGGAGGACCTGCTGCTGCTGGGGGCGGGCACCCAGGGCCGTCGCTGGCCGCGCGAGTTCTGGCTCACCGATCGCACGGCGGTACCGCCGGCGCTGCCGTTCCGGCTGAGCCGGCTGACCCGCCGGGTCGACCAGGACTTCACCGAGATCGCCGACAAGGTGGGGATCAGGGACTTCGCCGGGCGTTCGTTCGACGGCTGGCACCGCCACGTGACGCTGGCCTCGGCCGCCCACGCGGTCGTCGCACTGGCCCGGACCGGTGACCGGCAACTGCGCTGCGCCTCCTGA
- a CDS encoding helix-turn-helix domain-containing protein — protein MTHQGAREDRGALAVLELLAGEAPLARLESLMAQARRENAPEAELRSLERATRLGLSIHSQRERRQQREAGLSALLDTTRDLVAPNDLDTVLGVVTRRSRVLFGVDMSYISLPRPEDGVSYVRASDGHISTLNIGLRLPDEAGLGNAAMANLGPVWTPDYLDDSGIEHSAGLDEVVRAEGLRAIMAVPLSHGTRPCGVLYVADRNVRYFTRDEVSLISSLGHLAGLAIERAQVLDETRSTLRKLARENARTTQALQLARELGRIHRELVDQALSGAELHTLARAASRHLHGSLRIYAANGTPLTTVGQMPESEAAATAVATMDARTADEPVEVDGGMWAVPISAGREYLGTLLLKPEHPPPERNHRLLGLVARAAAVQLLLETSRTAIAQGRAHDELLEDLLAVPQRPPQQLEERARRLGIDLNSPHVVVIARSEGEAHGKTYTWASSYAHRMNGLKSVHSDSVVLFLPGTDPGAAASAVCDELSPLFDEPVTVAGAGPVSDAASVSGCHREALRCLDAMTALGSVGRSASARDLGFLGVLLADDRDVAGFVDSVIGPLLAYDRQRFTELARTLGAYFETGNSPTRAAQRLHVHPNTVARRLERVSDLLGRDWQQPERALEVQLALRLSRIRQVLMEQRAPTAAPGTADRA, from the coding sequence GTGACACACCAGGGTGCGCGGGAAGATCGCGGCGCGTTGGCCGTACTGGAGCTACTGGCGGGGGAGGCACCGCTGGCCCGTCTGGAGTCGCTCATGGCCCAGGCGCGCCGCGAGAACGCCCCCGAAGCCGAGCTGAGGAGCCTGGAGCGCGCCACCCGGCTGGGCCTGAGCATCCACTCCCAGCGGGAGCGCCGTCAGCAGCGTGAGGCGGGACTGTCCGCGCTGCTCGACACCACCCGCGACCTGGTCGCCCCCAACGACCTCGACACCGTGCTCGGGGTCGTCACCAGGCGGTCACGCGTCCTGTTCGGCGTCGACATGTCGTACATCAGCTTACCGCGTCCGGAGGACGGGGTCTCCTACGTACGCGCCTCCGACGGGCACATCTCCACCCTCAACATCGGTCTTCGGCTGCCCGATGAGGCCGGCCTGGGAAACGCCGCGATGGCCAACCTCGGGCCGGTCTGGACCCCGGACTACCTCGACGACAGCGGGATAGAGCACAGCGCGGGCCTCGACGAGGTGGTCAGGGCCGAGGGGCTGCGCGCGATCATGGCCGTCCCGCTGAGCCACGGCACCCGCCCCTGCGGCGTCCTCTACGTGGCCGACCGCAACGTGCGCTACTTCACCCGGGACGAGGTCTCCCTGATCAGCTCCCTGGGCCACCTGGCCGGCCTGGCCATCGAACGTGCCCAGGTGCTGGACGAGACCAGATCCACCCTGCGGAAGCTGGCCCGGGAGAACGCCCGGACCACCCAGGCCCTGCAACTCGCCCGCGAGCTGGGGCGGATCCACCGCGAGCTGGTCGACCAGGCGCTGAGCGGGGCGGAACTGCACACCCTGGCCCGGGCGGCGAGCCGGCACCTCCACGGCAGCCTGCGGATCTACGCGGCCAACGGCACCCCCCTCACCACGGTCGGCCAGATGCCCGAGAGCGAGGCCGCCGCCACCGCGGTGGCCACCATGGACGCCCGCACCGCCGACGAGCCGGTGGAAGTCGACGGCGGCATGTGGGCCGTGCCGATCAGCGCGGGCCGCGAATACCTCGGCACGCTGCTGCTGAAGCCCGAACACCCGCCCCCCGAACGGAACCACCGGCTGCTCGGGCTGGTCGCCCGGGCCGCCGCGGTCCAGTTGCTGCTGGAGACCAGCCGGACCGCCATTGCCCAGGGCCGTGCCCACGACGAACTCCTCGAAGACCTGCTCGCCGTTCCGCAACGTCCCCCGCAGCAGCTGGAGGAACGCGCCCGCCGACTCGGCATCGACCTGAACTCGCCCCACGTCGTGGTGATCGCCCGTTCCGAGGGCGAGGCCCACGGCAAAACCTACACCTGGGCTTCCTCGTACGCCCACCGGATGAACGGGCTCAAGAGCGTCCACAGCGACAGCGTCGTGCTGTTCCTGCCGGGCACCGATCCGGGCGCCGCCGCCTCGGCGGTCTGCGACGAGCTGTCACCCCTGTTCGACGAACCGGTGACGGTTGCGGGCGCCGGGCCGGTCTCCGACGCGGCCTCGGTCTCCGGCTGCCACCGCGAGGCGCTGCGCTGCCTCGACGCGATGACGGCTCTCGGCAGTGTCGGACGCTCGGCCTCCGCACGCGACCTGGGTTTCCTCGGCGTGCTGCTCGCCGACGACCGCGACGTCGCGGGTTTCGTCGACTCGGTGATCGGTCCCCTCCTCGCCTACGACCGGCAGCGCTTCACCGAACTCGCCCGGACCCTCGGCGCCTACTTCGAGACGGGCAACAGCCCGACCCGCGCGGCCCAGAGACTGCACGTCCACCCGAACACGGTCGCCCGCCGGCTGGAGCGGGTCAGCGATCTGCTGGGACGGGACTGGCAACAGCCCGAACGCGCGCTCGAAGTGCAGCTCGCGCTCAGGCTGTCCCGCATCCGCCAAGTACTGATGGAACAGCGGGCCCCCACCGCCGCGCCGGGGACGGCGGACCGGGCGTAA
- a CDS encoding 50S ribosomal protein L11 methyltransferase — translation MNVIQDYRRSLERSRQALAREDWPATFTLCGREWDLLRGVFAPVYSPTTEFSMRLMGLADPAARPRTGSFLEIGCGSGVIAVASALSGCDRVVAVDINEAAVRNTAINAERHGVRERVRSVRSDLFAGLAADERFETVFWHSNYVLAPAEYEYRTVLERGYVDPGYATHRRFLAEAPRWLAPGGSVLLHFSGRGDLAGLLRIADECGRALEVLRSAVFREGEHEVEHMLMEVRTVT, via the coding sequence ATGAACGTCATTCAGGACTACCGTCGGTCCTTGGAGCGGAGCCGGCAGGCGCTGGCCCGCGAGGACTGGCCGGCCACCTTCACCCTGTGCGGCCGGGAGTGGGATCTCCTTCGGGGGGTGTTCGCACCGGTGTACTCCCCGACCACGGAGTTCTCCATGCGGCTGATGGGCCTCGCGGACCCGGCGGCGAGACCGCGGACCGGCTCGTTCCTCGAGATCGGCTGCGGAAGCGGGGTGATCGCCGTGGCGAGCGCCCTGAGCGGCTGCGACCGCGTGGTGGCCGTGGACATCAACGAGGCCGCGGTCCGCAACACGGCGATCAACGCCGAGCGGCACGGCGTCCGGGAACGGGTCAGGAGTGTGCGCAGCGACCTGTTCGCCGGCCTGGCGGCGGACGAGCGCTTCGAGACGGTCTTCTGGCACTCCAACTACGTCCTGGCACCTGCGGAGTACGAGTACCGGACCGTGCTGGAACGCGGCTACGTGGACCCGGGATACGCGACGCACCGCCGGTTCCTGGCCGAGGCGCCGCGCTGGCTGGCCCCGGGTGGATCCGTACTGCTGCATTTCAGCGGGCGGGGCGATCTGGCCGGCCTGCTCCGGATCGCCGACGAGTGCGGCCGCGCGCTCGAGGTGCTGCGCAGTGCCGTGTTCCGTGAGGGGGAGCACGAGGTGGAGCACATGCTGATGGAGGTGAGGACGGTGACCTGA
- a CDS encoding 3-deoxy-7-phosphoheptulonate synthase, whose translation MVTALTAVRSKPALQQPDWADDERMLDVRKELTERPPLVNAVDVRRLRSLLAEVAAGTSQVVQTGDCAEDPVECSAGYVARKSGLLDVLAGIVKMATHQPVVRVGRMAGQFAKPRSCPTERVGGIELPVYRGHMVNSPEPDPKLRRPDPRRLLSCYEAASKAMTHLGWLNPGGRSTICPPVWSSHEALLLDYELPMIRQGDDGRLLLTSTHWPWIGERTRGVDGAHVAMLAGVVNPVACKVGPGTLVEELLALCALLDPERDPGRLTLIARMGAGSVADRLPPLVRAVRAAGHPVIWLTDPMHGNTVTTPGGLKTRFVDTVVREVQDFQSAVRSAGGVAGGLHLETTPDDVTECVLNGSEEGSVGDKYTSFCDPRLNPGQAVSVVSAWRG comes from the coding sequence ATGGTCACCGCACTGACCGCTGTCCGGTCCAAACCGGCTCTGCAGCAGCCCGACTGGGCCGACGACGAACGCATGCTCGACGTCAGGAAGGAGTTGACCGAAAGACCGCCCCTGGTGAACGCCGTGGACGTGCGCCGATTGCGCTCCCTGCTCGCCGAGGTGGCGGCCGGCACGTCACAGGTGGTGCAGACGGGCGACTGCGCGGAGGACCCGGTGGAGTGCTCGGCCGGCTACGTCGCCCGCAAGAGCGGCCTGCTCGACGTCCTGGCGGGCATCGTGAAGATGGCCACCCACCAGCCGGTGGTCCGGGTCGGCCGGATGGCGGGCCAGTTCGCCAAGCCCCGCTCCTGCCCGACCGAGCGGGTCGGCGGCATCGAACTCCCCGTCTACCGCGGGCACATGGTCAACAGCCCGGAGCCCGACCCGAAGCTGCGGCGGCCCGACCCGCGGCGGCTGCTCTCCTGCTACGAGGCCGCGAGCAAGGCCATGACCCACCTGGGCTGGCTGAACCCGGGCGGACGCTCGACCATCTGCCCGCCGGTGTGGAGCAGCCACGAGGCGCTGCTGCTGGACTACGAACTGCCGATGATCCGTCAGGGCGACGACGGACGGCTGCTGCTCACCTCGACCCACTGGCCGTGGATCGGCGAACGGACCCGCGGGGTGGACGGCGCCCACGTCGCGATGCTCGCCGGTGTCGTCAACCCGGTGGCGTGCAAGGTGGGCCCCGGCACGCTGGTGGAGGAACTGCTGGCGCTGTGCGCGCTGCTCGACCCCGAGCGCGACCCGGGCCGGCTCACGCTCATCGCCCGGATGGGCGCCGGCTCGGTCGCCGACCGGTTGCCCCCTCTGGTCAGGGCCGTCAGGGCCGCCGGACATCCGGTCATCTGGCTCACCGACCCGATGCACGGCAACACCGTCACCACGCCCGGTGGCCTCAAGACGCGCTTCGTGGACACCGTCGTGCGTGAGGTCCAGGACTTCCAGTCGGCGGTTCGGTCCGCCGGCGGCGTGGCCGGCGGGCTGCACCTGGAGACCACCCCCGACGACGTCACCGAGTGCGTCCTCAACGGGTCCGAGGAGGGCAGCGTCGGCGACAAGTACACCAGTTTCTGCGATCCGCGGCTCAACCCCGGCCAGGCCGTGTCCGTGGTCTCCGCCTGGCGGGGCTGA
- a CDS encoding 2,3-dihydro-2,3-dihydroxybenzoate dehydrogenase codes for MLNNVALVTGAAGGIGAAVVRALAERGAVVAAVDRNADALRETVAKLVAEDDLRVEAFAVDVTDSAAVDALVDTVERDLGPVDHLVNAAGVLRLGEVRDLTDEDWRATFAVNVNGVFHVSRAVVARMLPRRRGALVTVASNAASTPRAEMAAYAASKAAATMFTKSLGLEVAKYGIRCNLVAPGSTDTPMLSSMWHDESGPKGTIEGRPEAYRVGIPLGKLARPSDIAAAVVFLLSDQAGHITLHDLTVDGGAGLGA; via the coding sequence ATGTTGAACAATGTCGCCCTGGTCACCGGAGCGGCGGGGGGCATCGGCGCGGCCGTCGTCCGGGCCCTGGCCGAACGCGGCGCGGTCGTGGCCGCCGTCGACCGGAACGCCGATGCGCTGCGGGAGACCGTCGCCAAGCTGGTGGCGGAGGACGACCTGCGGGTCGAGGCATTCGCGGTGGACGTCACCGACAGCGCCGCGGTCGATGCGCTGGTCGACACGGTGGAGCGGGACCTGGGCCCGGTGGACCACCTGGTCAACGCCGCGGGCGTGCTGCGCCTGGGCGAGGTCAGGGACCTCACGGACGAGGACTGGCGGGCCACCTTCGCGGTCAACGTGAACGGCGTGTTCCACGTGTCCCGCGCGGTGGTCGCACGGATGCTCCCGCGCCGCCGCGGCGCCCTCGTCACCGTCGCCTCCAACGCCGCGAGCACGCCGCGCGCCGAGATGGCCGCGTACGCCGCCTCCAAGGCGGCCGCGACGATGTTCACCAAGAGCCTGGGACTGGAGGTCGCCAAGTACGGCATCCGCTGCAACCTGGTGGCACCGGGCTCGACCGACACCCCGATGCTCAGCTCGATGTGGCACGACGAGTCGGGCCCGAAGGGCACCATCGAGGGCCGGCCGGAGGCGTACCGGGTGGGCATTCCGCTGGGCAAGCTGGCGCGGCCCTCGGACATCGCCGCCGCGGTGGTCTTCCTCCTCTCCGACCAGGCCGGCCACATCACCCTGCACGACCTCACCGTCGACGGCGGTGCC